ATTAGGATAGCTCTCCGCATAGGAATCCGCTATTTTTCCAGTATCATCATGGGAACCATCATTTACAATAATAATTTCCATATCATCGCCACCAGTTAATAAGGTGTCAATTGCTTTACTCATATAAGCTGCAGAATTATAACATGGAACTGCTACCGATAGTAACTTCATTCTTTCTCCTCCTAACTTTTCAAGCTCCTCCATTTTCATAAGTAAGCTTTATTCGGCATAGCTAATAAATACATTTCCATAAGTTTCAAACGTTTCGGCTGCCTCTTTTATACCAATCATCTTGGTTCTCATTTCTGAAGGATCAATTACTGTAATGGAAGTTGAGTCATACCCAATAATAACAACTGCCTTATCTTCATTTTTAAATGCTATCACTGGACGTCCTTCTGACACATAATACAATGCTTGATCAAGAGTAATTCCTTTTAAATTCAAAGGTGTTGCTTTCATATATTTTGACAGATATCCTTCTATCGTATCTTTGTTTTTCGAATAGGATGAGGTATCTATATTCACATTTTTATAACTTAATAACATCTTTAAGGATGCCTGAATACTATTTAGGGATCCATTTACATAAACAGGAGTTACATTAGAGATCTGAGCCTTTTTGGCTTTTGCCCCTCTCTCCCATATCTTTTTACCAGACTCGTCAATAACAGCCCCAACATATTCATCTGCTAATTTAATCGTCTCACCAGGCTTATCCGATACTAAAAGTACATTACCAAATGAGTAAGCATAGAACATATTTTCCTGATAATTTGGCTGATTAATTCTTACGGTTGTATCTTCTAAAATAACAGTGTTTTTTGTCGTTTCATATTCTGGCAATTTTTCCATCACATAACCAGAAGTAAGAGATATATAATACTCTGTTAACATTACATCTGTAACACGTTTCGATACTGTAATCTTTTCTTTGGATGTACTTGCTTTATTCAGTATAAAGTCAGAAGCTACCTCTTTATATCCAAGAATTGTATCGCTTGTTTTCACTGTTTGACGTAATTCGATTACGTTATCATTCACAATTACACTGGTTGTATAAACGCCTTCTTTTTCATAACTTTTAAGAATCTCACCTGTATAATCTGAAATAATAATTTTATACATTGGTACAAAAGGAGTACCATCATTATTCACTGTAATATCCGTCTTATTGCTGACTCCGTAAACAATATTTCCATCAATTGAACCAACAATTCCAATTGTATTGGTTGCTGGTACCTCTATTTTGCTTTTTGATCCTTTTTCTAAATCAAATACAATAATCGCATTGTTTTTAGTGGTATCACTATTTTCTTGATATGCAATAAATTTTTTCTCTCTGGAAAAAACAAACTGATCTTTATTAATATTTTCAGCTACGACTTTTAATACCTCTGTAGACAAGTTATAGGAATAAATCGTATTGTAGATTGAGAAATAAATAATATCATAATCGTTTCGATATGCGAAATCTCCAATCTCTTCTTTTAAGATTTCATATGTTGTATTAATTGGTATATACATCTGTTCTTCAATTCTACCAAGCACACGATCATAAGTATATAATACAATACCTACTCTTCCCTCATACTCGCCTCGATTCATATAACCATAAACGATAAATGAAAGATTTCCTGCTTCATCCATTGAAACAATTTTCACATCATGTTTGTCATAAGTATCACGAATATAGTCTGTATTTTTCTGTCGGAATGAAAATACTTGTACTATTTTATTCTCTCCTAGACTATAAGAATAAAGTTCACCATTCCATACAAAAGCAACCACACTGTCATCGCTATTGGTTACAAATTCGATATTTGGATCCTTTGTAATTCCTAATTTAAACTGGCTTTTACTTAGACTTGTATGTTTTACATCAAATAAAGCCTCCATTGTTCTTTCATAGTTATATAAGTAGACTCTATTAGTTGTATATGAAAATCGATAATATTCTTTTACATTATAATACTCCGCACCACTTGCCGTATCAACTTTTAATACGAATGACAGTGCAACGGATGTCTGTTCATTTGAAATTTCAGTTATTGTTGGAATTTGTTCAAAAACTATACTCTTGGAAAGCTCTCCATAACTAACCATATCAAGTGAAGAATTTATATTCACATAAGCAAACGATGTATTATTAGCATTTTTATTTGTTTCCAAATACATAGATACATTCTCAGCCGTATCTTTATTTAATATAGAATTATGAAAATACTCAACAAACTCTAACTTCTCGTTTACATAGCCTCGATTCAATACCTTGATTCTTGTGTAATAGTAAATACGTTTACTTTGGTCTGTTATTAAGGTTATTTTTGCTACATATTCTGTATTTGCTTCTAATGGTTCTTTTATTTTTATTCTTGCAAGTTTTAATTCCCCTTCTTTATCCAAAGCATTGATGGTACCTTCTTCAATCACATTTGTACCAGATAAAGGGGATATTTCATATTTCACTTTCTTAACAACACTTTCATTTTCTGTAATAACAATTGAAAAGGATTGTTCTGTTGTTATTGGTGTGATGGAATCGCGTAATGTTAATGCATCAAGTCCTGAACAATATCCATGAAGTAAATTGTAATCCTTATTATCTACACGAAAAGAAATATAAGGAAGACTCGCATCACTCATATCCATTGTTTCTTTTTCTATACTAAATACTGCTTCCACCATATTACTTCCAAAATACAATATGGAGCCAATGAATATTGCTAATAATATTAAAACTCTATATACATGCTTCATGTTATCCTCCATGCTACTATTAAACAGCTCAATTATACTATCAAAGCACAAAGTGCTTTTGCATAAAGTACTATTGCATAAAGTACTTTTACATAAAATACTTTTGCACAAGACACTATTGCAAAAGCGCTTTTACACGTCCTTTGCCTTTGCACACTCTATGCTTAATGTCGGTTGAAATGCTTTTTTCAGCCGCTCCTCTATAAATTTTGAGATTGAGTTAATTGATATAGCGTAGGATTTACATTCAGAAAATCTATTGTTTTTTGATATTCCATAAGCTTTTTACTTTTCACACGTTCGGAGATCTCCGTCTTACTTTTTACTGCACGAATCAATATATTCTTTGGTGTGTGTTCCATATCTATAAACTCCATAACTTGCACTTTATAGCCAAGTGTTTCTAGTAAGTTTGCTCGAAGGGCATCCGTAAAAAGAGCTGCCATACGCTCCTTAATTAAGCCATGTTGCAATATGCTTCCAATTTCCTCACATGAAATCTGCTTGTTCAATTCATGTTGGCAGCAAGGAACCGATAATATAACCTTAGCTCCCCAAATCGTTGCCTTATACATAGCATAATCCGTTGCCGTATCGCAGGCATGAAGTGTCACTACCATATCTACTTGATTGGTTCCCTCATAAGATGCAATATCACCCTTTAAAAATTGCATTTTATCGTAACCATAACGTTCTTTTAACTCGTTACATTTGGCTATTACATCTTCTTTTAAGTCTAAACCAGTTATCTTCACATTATACCCTTGCAATTCCTTTAAATAATAATACATTGCAAATGTTAAATATGATTTTCCACAGCCAAAATCAATAATGGAAATTTCCTTATCTTTATCTAGATTAGGAAGTATATCTTCTATAAACTCTAAAAAGCGATTGATTTGTTTGTATTTATCATACTTTGATTTAACGATTTTTCCCTCTGAGGTCATAATTCCTAAATCAATTAAAAAAGGTACACCTACGCCTTCCTTAAGGATGTACTGTTTCACTCTATTATGGGAAGCAATTCCTACTGGTTTTAATGGATCCCACTCAATACTATCTTCTTTTTGGGTTTTATTCTTTATCTTAATCGTTGCCTTACCCTTTTTACTTACTAAAATAGTAACGCTAGCATCTTTTGCACTTATTTGTGCTTGTTTAAATAATCCTGTAAACCATTCCTCTAATTTCTCTAAAACTTCGGTTCTCGTTACATTTTGATGTAACACCTTCTGGCCACAATACTCCGTTATTTGAAATAAAACATCTCCTTTAATTAAAACTGGTCGTATTTTAACTTTTTTTATACGATCAGGGTCTGTTGAATTACTTAAAATAACTTGTTCCAATTTTTCATTTATATATTGTTCAAAAGCCTTAACTATATTTGAATCCATAAGGGCTCCTATCTTTCTATCTCATACTTTTAAAGTTAATTTGTCTATTTTTCATTGTACCCGTTTTTCCCATAAACTTCAATTAAGATTTAATTAACATTTCAGTAATTTATTGAGATTTCTTAATTTCTAAATTCAATTTTCTTAATTTCTAAATTGAGATTTCTTAATCTCTAGATTTAGTTTTCCATAATGCATTAGATTATCGATTTTTACTTCTACGTTTCATTTTTTCTATCATTTTATAATTATTAGATTGAAACAATATTTGATTATTAACATATTCTTTTTTCATACATATATTAATTATGAACAATTACCTAGGAGTCCCTATGGATCCATTCATATTTCAACGTCATAGAATGATGGACTATGATACAAAACTCTGTCAGACATACAGTTTTGATGAAAAATGTATGCCCGATTATACTGTAGCTCCAAATTATTCGGGCTCTCTTATTCACACAACCCAGGATTCTAATTCCGATTTTAACGATAATGAAAATTACGATATTGATTTTTTAACAAGAGAACGTACAAGAGAAGTTGCACTCCCAAGCGGTAATACCAGCACAATGCCTAATACGACTATGCAACCAGGTTCTTCATCAACTCCTGGTACTAATGTCCGTACTGGTTCTAACATGATGAATGGCACCATTGCTCCTAGACCTTCCTCGACACAAGGTAGTACCACGATGACTGGTCCTACTATGGTACCTCCAAGTCCTATGCCTAGGCCAAGTACTATGCCCCCTCCTTCTACTGGTCCTACTATGGTGCCTCAGACTACTATGCCTAGACCTGGGATGATGACTCCTCCTTCCTCTGGGCCTACTACGATGCCTCAACCTTATATGCCTAGACCTGGTATGATGGCTCCTCCTTTTACTTCTAGGCCTGCTACGATGCCTCAACCTTCCATGCCTAGACCTGGTATGATGGCTCCTCCTTCCTCTGGGCCTGCTACGATGCCTCAACTTTCTATGCCTAGACCTGAGATGATGACTCCTCCTACTACTTCTGGGCCTGCTACGATGCCTCAGCTTTCTATGCCTAGACCTGGGATGATGACTCCTCCTTCCTCTGGGCCTAATATGATGCCTCAACCTTCCATGCCTAGACCACGTATGATGGCTTCTCCTACTACTTCTGGGCCTAATATGATGCCTCAACCTTCTATACCTAGACCACGTATGATGACTTCTCCTACTACTGAAACTAGAATGCCATCTCTAAATAATCAACCGTACATGGAAGATAATCTGTCAGATATGAATAATATGCGAAATGTAACTCCACCTAGTACAA
This portion of the Clostridium sp. Marseille-P299 genome encodes:
- a CDS encoding class I SAM-dependent methyltransferase, whose protein sequence is MDSNIVKAFEQYINEKLEQVILSNSTDPDRIKKVKIRPVLIKGDVLFQITEYCGQKVLHQNVTRTEVLEKLEEWFTGLFKQAQISAKDASVTILVSKKGKATIKIKNKTQKEDSIEWDPLKPVGIASHNRVKQYILKEGVGVPFLIDLGIMTSEGKIVKSKYDKYKQINRFLEFIEDILPNLDKDKEISIIDFGCGKSYLTFAMYYYLKELQGYNVKITGLDLKEDVIAKCNELKERYGYDKMQFLKGDIASYEGTNQVDMVVTLHACDTATDYAMYKATIWGAKVILSVPCCQHELNKQISCEEIGSILQHGLIKERMAALFTDALRANLLETLGYKVQVMEFIDMEHTPKNILIRAVKSKTEISERVKSKKLMEYQKTIDFLNVNPTLYQLTQSQNL